The genomic window GATTTGATTTTGAGTTATAGAATCTAGTAAAAACTAAAAGAAGTTATAAAACTTAACTATTATCAGAAGTTGATTACCAATTAATTATCCTCTAACAGGGCCTAGTCACCGTTCGTTCGAGCAGTGCTAAACAACCACACGTAAAACAAGAAAACTTTTTTggacatgattaattaaatattaattattataaactttaaaataaacttatttgatttttcagaatattaatttgtatatagaaagttttgCAAAACACATACCATTTAACACTTCAGGAAATATTCTCACAAAATACGAGGGAGTAGCTAACCCAAAGTGCTCAAAATAACTCAGCCTTATTCCTTTCAAATTATTCACCGAACTTTAAAGCATATTATTTGCTCAATGCTttgaaaaatgcattttctagaaaaaaaatcttctacCACATTGCGTAGAccttgtgtttatattttaagCTATTTTGTTAAGtgaatttatgaaaatattaattCATCCAAGTTTAATCTGCAGTAACACTTCACTTAATAATTTATGAAGTTAGTAGCTTTTAGTTGAATTCGCTTTAACTGGTAGTATATATTTGAAAGTTTGgccattttatttataaaagttaTTATGCTGCATAGCTTTCGTTCATCATTGCTTTAACCTTTTAAAATTTATCGGTGGTTAAATGTAAACTAATAATAGAGAGCATTGATAAATATTGAAAGCGGTTTTGTAAAAGGAGAGTTGAAAAATGAAAGGAGTAAAAATCAGATCGTGAACTGCATAGATGCAAACTTGTTCAGTAATGAATATGGTAATGTACTAGACAGCTTCCTAGTAAAGCCATGCTAGCACTATGGTGGtattcttttctcctgaagaaacgagatggtattaacatacgattgattgagttttaattattataaacttaaaaaatagattaatatgatattttagagcaactttcatataaaaagttttagcactaaacgcaccgtttagtagtttgaaaagcgtgccatgaaaatcttaatcttcatttaACTCTTATTGGAGGAAAGAACATGACCTATGTATCAAAACAAAGCATCTTTAAATTAAAAATCATATGCCGATTAATCAACACAAAAACGATGCAAAAATTGTGGGAAATTCTAGtgtgaaaaaaaagtaaattgttgaatttttttaattgaatatcCTGTGATGACGAAACCAATTGAGAAGTTGGATttaaagatttttatttttcagaatggTAATGGAGAAATGTGCAAGATCATACACGAATTACCGATTCTCTTTGATGTTCTAATGTCCGAGgttatactctctccatttttaaTATCTAACTTCGTTGTTGTTTTATAGTAATACATTTGACCAATCAACTTATTATAAAATTCATATGTTTATTACAATTTAGTTTCTTATGACTTGAGTTATTATTAAATCttcactatatttttatatatttgcacaaaaccttctaataagatgaataatcaaacgaatcataaaaaatcaaggacatgaaatattaaaaaacagaagTAGTATTAACAACCAAGAGAACAAACTCATACTACTACATGCCTATACAGCCGTATGCATCCAATTATAatctttcaaaataaaaatctaacaagaacacttcttcttttttttttcatcccaaAGCTCTCAAATTCAAACACAATCAAAACTCCACAATGCCTCCTCCCCATCCATCCCACTGTaaaaagagggggaaaaaaagaggtCCATGCATCAGGCATGTCCAGCACACTGCATCACTGCAGCACCCCCCTACCCCtcccgagagggagagagagagagagagggagagagagagattcaaTGAATCCATTGCAAATCCAGCAAATCCAGTGTGACAGGGAGGCCAAAAACAACCCCCCCACACAACACAACTTGTGCAAGTTGGGCAGGAATCCTCATCATCCTCTCCATTCTTTGGCTTCCCCCCCTTCTTCTCTACCCAAAGCACATAAAAACCACccaccctcttcttccttccctctcctccatcacctcctccacctcccttAATCTCCTCACACTAAATCTGCGGTCTTTTTTCCCCTCTCGCCTCCTGGCGATTGGGTTCGGCGTTCTCCTCATCTCTTGTTGATTCTTGCGTTGTTTTTTTGGCCAAATTTGTTGGTCTGATTTGTTCTTGAAGAAGTCGGCATGCCTCCGTTCCACGATTACAGAGGTAGGTAAACAAGATGAGGAATTTTAATGGATTTGGGTTTGGGTTCATGCTGATGTGTGTTTTTGGGTTTGCTTCGTGCAGATGGTGGTGTTCTTGTGATGgagccggcggcgtcggcggctctgTTCGGCGGCGTCAGGTCGCGGAAGCGGGCGCGGGTCACCGCCGTGCCGCCCTGCGGcttcgtctccgccgccgcggaggcggtggaggtggtggaggaggaggggttgaCGGCGGCCAAGaggcagaagcagcagcagcagcagcgggaggCGCCGTCGCTCGACGCTCTCCCCGACGAATGCCTCTTCGAGATCCTCCGCCGCGTGAAGGGCGCCCGCGCCCGGTGCGCCTCCGCGGCCGTCTCCCGCCGCTGGCTCGCTCTCCTTGGCGGCATCCGCTCGTCGGAGATCAAGCgagagccggcggcggcggcggtgccggacCTCAACCAGGTGTtcgtcgacgaggacgaggaggaggaggacgagttCGAGGTCCCCcttggcggcggctgctcctccGAGAGGTGCCTCGAGGGGCGAGAGGCCACGGACGTCGGCCTCATGGCGGtggccgtcgccgacgcgctcCGGGGAAGCCTCGAGAGCCTCGTCATCCGTGGGAGCCACCCGACGCGCGGCGTCACCGACGCCGGCAtctcggccgccgcgcgcggctgcCCGTCGCTCCTCTCGCTCGCCCTGTGGCATGTCCCTCAGGTGACCGATGCCGGCCTCGCCGAGATCGCCGCCGGCTGCCCCTCGCTGGCGAGGCTTGACATCACCGGCTGCCCGCTGATCACCGACAAGGGCCTCGCTGCAATTGCTCAGGGTTGCCCGGACTTGAAGGTGGTGACCGTCGAGGCATGCCCCGGTGTTGCCGACGAGGGCCTCAAGGCGATTGGCCGGTGCTGCGCGAAGCTGCAGTCGGTGAACATCAAGAATTGCGCGCATGTCGGTGACCAGGGTGTCTCCGGCCTTGTCTGCTCCGCGGCCGCATCGCTTGCCAAGGTTCGCCTCCAGGGATTGAGCATCACCGATGCTTCTCTTGCGGTGATTGGGTACTACGGGAAGGCGATCACCGATCTCACCCTCGCTCGCCTTCCCGCGGTTGGCGAGAGGGGTTTTTGGGTGATGGCCAACGCCCTTGGCCTGCAGAAGCTCAGGTTCATGAGTGTCAGCTCCTGCCCGGGAGTCACTGATCTTGCGCTCGCATCGATTGCCAAGTTCTGCCCGAGCTTGAAGCAGCTCAGCCTCAAGAAATGCGGTCAGGTCTCGGATGGCCGTCTCAAGGATTTCGCGGAATCGGCAAAGGTCTTGGAGAGTTTGCAGATTGAGGAATGCAACAAGGTTACTCTCATGGGCATTCTGGCCTTCCTCCTCAACTGCAGCCCGAAGTTTAAGGCCCTCTCACTGGTCAAGTGCAACGGGATCAAGGACATCTGCTCTGCTCCCGCGCAGCTTCCCCTGTGCAAGTCTCTCCGATCCCTCACCATCAAGGATTGCCCAGGTTTCACCGATGCCAGCTTGGCCGTGGTCGGCATGATCTGCCCTCAGTTGGAGAATGTCGACTTGAGTGGTCTCGGTGCAGTTACAGACAACGGGCTCCTTCCATTGATCAAGAGTTCCGAAAGTGGGCTGGTCCATGTCGACTTGAACGGCTGCGAGAATCTCACAGATGCTACTGTTTCTGCCTTGGTGAAGGCACATGGTAGTTCGCTTGCACGCCTCAGTCTCGAAGGTTGCAGCAGGATCACTGATGCAAGCCTGTTTGCCATTTCTGAGGGCTGTACCGATCTCGCCGAACTTGATCTCTCAAACTGCATGGTCAGCGACTACGGTGTTGCAGTGTTGGCGTCAGCGAGGCAGCTCAAACTTCGTGTCCTCTCACTTTCTGGTTGTTTGAAGGTTACCCAGAAGAGTGTTCCTTTCTTAGGCAGCATGTCGGCATCGTTGGAGGGCCTCAATCTCCAGTTCAACTTCATTGGCAACCACAACATTGCATCGCTGGAGAAGCAGCTCTGGTGGTGCGACATCCTTGCTTAGAGGAACAACAACTAGTTGCTGGAGGTGCTGGGTCATCCATCTCCAGATGCAAATATACGACCGTAGCGGTAGTACTCCTACTTCAGTCAAGCTTCGCAGCAGCAGAGTTGGTTTCTTGGGTCCTGTCTTTGAGTCATGGTGGACTTCCTTCATCTTAGGGCCGGTTGTTTTCCGGGGGG from Oryza glaberrima chromosome 6, OglaRS2, whole genome shotgun sequence includes these protein-coding regions:
- the LOC127777949 gene encoding EIN3-binding F-box protein 1-like; the protein is MPPFHDYRDGGVLVMEPAASAALFGGVRSRKRARVTAVPPCGFVSAAAEAVEVVEEEGLTAAKRQKQQQQQREAPSLDALPDECLFEILRRVKGARARCASAAVSRRWLALLGGIRSSEIKREPAAAAVPDLNQVFVDEDEEEEDEFEVPLGGGCSSERCLEGREATDVGLMAVAVADALRGSLESLVIRGSHPTRGVTDAGISAAARGCPSLLSLALWHVPQVTDAGLAEIAAGCPSLARLDITGCPLITDKGLAAIAQGCPDLKVVTVEACPGVADEGLKAIGRCCAKLQSVNIKNCAHVGDQGVSGLVCSAAASLAKVRLQGLSITDASLAVIGYYGKAITDLTLARLPAVGERGFWVMANALGLQKLRFMSVSSCPGVTDLALASIAKFCPSLKQLSLKKCGQVSDGRLKDFAESAKVLESLQIEECNKVTLMGILAFLLNCSPKFKALSLVKCNGIKDICSAPAQLPLCKSLRSLTIKDCPGFTDASLAVVGMICPQLENVDLSGLGAVTDNGLLPLIKSSESGLVHVDLNGCENLTDATVSALVKAHGSSLARLSLEGCSRITDASLFAISEGCTDLAELDLSNCMVSDYGVAVLASARQLKLRVLSLSGCLKVTQKSVPFLGSMSASLEGLNLQFNFIGNHNIASLEKQLWWCDILA